A genomic region of Arachis hypogaea cultivar Tifrunner chromosome 5, arahy.Tifrunner.gnm2.J5K5, whole genome shotgun sequence contains the following coding sequences:
- the LOC112801597 gene encoding uncharacterized protein, with translation MESFTQQKVQRYEEFVDRRLKPDLQRAIDERDKVFEQQKIFADLRRNIENLEKNSVTSLRTLVNLGSEVYLQAEVPNTQYIFVDVGLGFNVEFTWSEALNYIQNREERIAKQIDEYNQSIASIKAQIKLVLEGIRELLQLPAEKSLPERSF, from the exons ATGGAAAGCTTTACCCAACAGAAGGTTCAAAGATACGAAGAATTCGTTGATCGTCGCTTGAAACCTGATCTTCAACGTGCTATTGATGAGCG GGACAAGGTCTTTGAACAACAGAAAATTTT TGCTGATTTGCGAAGAAACATTGAAAACCTAGAGAAGAATAGTGTTACCAGTCTAAGAACTCTGGTCAATCTTGGATCCGAGGTGTACCTGCAAGCAGAAGT GCCCAATACACAATATATTTTCGTGGATGTAGGGCTGGGATTCAATGTTGAATTTACTTGGTCTGAAGCTTTGAACTACATACAGAATAGGGAAGAAAGGATAGCTAA GCAAATAGATGAGTACAATCAGTCAATTGCATCAATTAAAGCGCAGATCAAGCTG GTTCTTGAAGGGATTCGAGAATTACTACAACTTCCAGCTGAGAAATCATTACCAGAGCGGAGTTTTTGA